One Phragmites australis chromosome 23, lpPhrAust1.1, whole genome shotgun sequence DNA window includes the following coding sequences:
- the LOC133906006 gene encoding putative ubiquitin-like-specific protease 1B: MDSFEDQKESAGISPDVQILEGTNNTLSSTLSKVKSRHNKPKKAHTTRVAPQDYICTEEDIAIVESIKSSPDNRILVDIDDAFVDKFHFECLLQPNEFLNDEVISAYIHCIRAKEHLHYRAGGKVFLENTYISSILKRDGKLTVDKIDLSQDTIEKRVDNYLEHDMVFIPINILRYHWYLAVVNAKRCEIHVLDSLGPTMDRNDLTLTISGLDKQINITS, encoded by the exons ATGGATTCTTTTGAGGATCAGAAAGAATCAGCTGGTATAAGCCCCGATGTTCAGATATTGGAAGGGACCAATAACACATTGAGTTCTACACTATCAAAAGTTAAATCACGAcataacaaaccaaagaaggcgCATACAACTAGAGTTGCCCCACAAG ATTATATTTGTACTGAAGAAGATATTGCCATTGTCGAATCCATCAAATCATCACCTGATAATAGAATACTTGTGGACATCGACGATGCATTCGTAGACAAGTTCCATTTCGAATGCCTTCTACAGCCTAATGAATTCTTAAATGATGAA GTCATAAGCGCATATATCCATTGTATAAGGGCTAAAGAGCATCTACATTATAGGGCTGGTGGAAAAGTTTTCCTAGAGAATACTTACATTTCTAGCATTCTAAAGCGTGATGGCAAACTTACGGTGGACAAAATAGATCTTAGCCAGGACACCATCGAAAAAAGGGTGGATAATTATCTGGAGCATGATATG GTATTCATTCCAATTAATATCTTACGATACCATTGGTATCTAGCAGTTGTGAACGCCAAAAGATGTGAGATACATGTCCTTGACTCGCTAGGGCCTACAATGGATCGTAACGACCTCACTCTTACT ATAAGTGGATTGgataaacaaataaatattacaTCATAG